The following is a genomic window from Pseudothermotoga thermarum DSM 5069.
GGACACCCTCGATTCGTATCAGCTTGTTCTAAAGGGAAAAGATGCGGAGGAGTACGAAATTGCTCTGGCTGATTTCATTATACAGTTGAGCAATCGCTATCCGCATTTACGGATACTTGTAAACAGAGCCTTTCACATACTCGATAATATCGAACATTTGATCAGCGGTTTTGTCTTCGAGGGCTTATACAGCACGTGGGAAAAAACCAAGGATAACAAGGTCAACTACTTTTCAGTTCCAGAAAATCTCACTCAGTTCTACATTCCAAAGCTGAAATCGATTAAGAAAAAAGGCATCCCTGTGATTGTGATAGATTACACAGACATAAGAAACAAAAAACAAGTAAAGGAATTAATTGAAAAGATTTCCAACCATGGATTTATCCCCTACATATCGGTGAGGAATTTGGATACACTCGGCTATGGACCACTGAACATTCCAAGCAATTAAGGAAAATCCATCATAGATCTAACTGACACTTTGTAGGGGTACAATGTGCCTTCACAAAGTAATCGTCATCTGCCTCATGGCTGTCTGTCGGAGATTTTGTAACTGCAATTTTGAGATTTTTCTGTATAATTGCTTTTAGATTAAAATATAATCGATCAACAATTCTTGATACAGGAGGTCAAACTTTGGCTGACGTGGTTATTCATGAACCAATTCGTGAGTTTCAACGTGAATTGCTCACAGAATTGATTTTAAACCTATTCAGAGAAGATTTGGATCAAATACGACAGTATGAGGTTTTCGCTCAATTGTCTCCTGTTTACAATGTGGAGTCGTTTATAGAACAAGTGTGAGAAGCTGTTCAGAAGATCATCGGGTGCGAAAGATTTTCGATAGCCTTCATCGATCCAGAGGGATTCGTTGTAGCGGAAACTGCGTATGCACCCTCGGGAAAAGAACTTAGACTGAAGCCAAATTTCAAGCAGCACATCACAGAAACATCTTTAAGAAAACTGGTGACTGGTGAATACGCTTTCAGAATCATCAACGATCTTGAAGACCAAGAGTTTTCAAATTCTCTTGCAACCAAGCTGATACTTGAGGAGGGATTTCGCTCAAGTTTAACTGTTCCAGTCTTCAGAAATAACAAAGTTTTCGCATTTTTGTTCGTGAATTCGAGGAAGAAATACGCCTATTCACGAGTGGATGGAAAAAAGCTTTTCTTCATCTCACAAACATTGGGCAAAATTTTGCACTACTGCTACATTATACAAACAGCTCTTTCAGCTATGGCTCAATCCTTTGTTAACTTGGTTGAGTTCAAGGATACTGAAACCGGCAACCACATTAAGCGCGTGGCAAATTATTCAAGAATCTTGGCTGAGAAATACTCCGACGAAGTGATAGAACTACCTGCTGTAAAAGTCAGAGAAATATACAATTTTGCACCAATCCACGACATTGGGAAAGTTGGAATCCCCGACACCATCCTTCTAAAGCCCGGTAGGCTTGACCCACAGGAATGGGAAATAATGAAAAGACATGTCGAAATAGGTCAGAAGATTGTGAAAAACGCTAACGTACTAATTCGACAGATGACAGAAGAAGACCTACTTAGCACAGCGATGAAAATAATCTCTGATCACCACGAAAAATACGATGGGACAGGTTACCCAGTTGGAAAGAAAGGAGAAGAAATATCCATAGAAGGTAGAATAGTTGCGATAGCCGATGTTTTCGATGCGCTAACGACAAAAAGACCATACAAAGATCCCTTTCCATTCGACCAAGCTGTGGATATGATCAGATCAGAAGCAGGCAAACACTTTGACCCAGTACTCGTCGAATTGTTTTTGAAGGCAACAAATGAGATAAGAAAGGTGTTTGAAACTTACAAGGACTGAACCTGAGAAAGTTGTTTTGAGGTGTCATATGTTGCTCAGAATTTTAATGTTGTGTCTTGTTTTCTTACAGCTTGTATGTGTTTTTGCAGAGAAGGTGAGTGACTTGGATTTTAATAACTTGCAGGATGCCGATAGAATCTTTCAAAGTCTGCGAAGAGAAAGAGACGTCACCGGTCTGAAAAAATTCATTGAAGCCGCGAAAGCCAAGCCAGATTATTCAGCTGATTCACATCTTCTAACCATCTTATCCGAGGCAATCTTGGAATATGCGATCTAGGGTGCGACGGAGAAAGAGAAATTGTCCTATTACAGCGAAGCGAGAAATCTTGCAGAGAACGCTATTAAACTCGACCCAACAAACGGTAGATCTTGGTTCGTTGCCGCTTTGGCAATTTCGAGAATTATCGACTACAGCGATCCATTTACCAAGCTCAGGTTGCTTCGCGATTTTGATGTTTACATTGAAAAGGCGATAGAACTTCTTGAAGATCCGTTGTACAAAGCCCTTGCGCTGATTGGTTCTGCGATAAGGTACAGAGAACCACCGTGGCCATTCAACAACTACAAGGAGGCAGAAAAGCGTTTCTTGAAAGCGATTGAGTACGCTCCTGATCTTCCAAATGTATATTTGGAACTCGGTTTGCTTTACAGAAAAACAGGGAATAATACCAAGGCAAAGGAGGCATTCCTGAAAGCGATTGAGTTATCCTCCCGTTCTCCCCTCACTAAGGCACAGGAAGAAATTGTAACGAGAGCTGAGCAAGAACTGAGCAAGATGAGATAATGCGCCAGATACCTTGTCAAATCAAACCTATCAAAGACCCACGAATTTTTCTCATACAGTGATCTTTCTGAATAAACATAAGCCTAATAAACCTACCTGGATAATCGAAAGGTTGTACAATACTATCAACAAAGTTACAGCAACAAATGGCCATCCCTTGGGTTCAATAGATCCAGAAGCAAGTCCTGTTATAACAGCTAATCCCCGTGCACCCAACAGTGCTGCAGCAGCTATTATGATTCCCAAATTTGAAATACATGCCTTTCTTCCTTGAAATCCACAATAACAGAAAAGCCCCTATAAAGAATACAAAACTCATCTCGGCAGGCATCAAGAAGTCAAACAAAAACACACTCCGTTGAACTAAAACTATGAATGAAAGCACAACAGGAATAATTAATGTAACCCAAACCATGATTAAACCCAATAACGTCAAAACCTTATCGATTCTCACGTCGAATCACTCCTTTAATCAATTTTACGCTTTTTGCAGTAGATTTATTCCTGTGAATCAGATTCATTGTTGCTCGTATTATGGATAACAAAGTACATAAGAAAAATAAAAAAAGGCCGCAAAAAGCGGCCTTTTCGCATCATTATCAAAACGTATTATTATGATAACTTAAATCTTTTTACTGCTTCAACAAGGCTTTTAGCCAGTTCATCAAGTTCATCAGCCGTTTCTGCTGCCGATTCAGTTGCTTTCGTTTGTTGCCTTAGTGAGTTCACCATATCGCTAATTTGCTCTACGATTGTGGCAACCGATTTACTTGCATTGTTCATTGCACTGCTCATTTCCTCAGCAGATGCACTTTGTTGTTGAGCACTAGCAGCCAAGCTTTCAATCATACTAGTTATGTTGTTCACGCTTCTTAATATACTTTCAAACCTTTCTGTTACTTCCTTTGCGCTTTCAGTAGCTTGTTCTACAACTTGGACCGTTTCTTGAGTTGCCTTGCCTGCCATCATACTTTCTTCGAATATACCTTTGAGTATGTTTTCTATATTCTGAGTTGCTTGTTTGCTTTCTTCCGCTAGTTTTCTAATCTCGTCTGCCACAACCGCAAAACCTCTACCGGCTTCTCCTGCTCTTGCAGCTTCTATAGCAGCGTTAAGAGCCAATAAGTTGGTCTGTTCAGCTATTGAATTGATTGTCTCAACTATTTTTCCTATATTTTTAGCGTTCTCGGAAAGCTTGCTCACTATTTCATAAGTGTTCGTGACCTTTTCCTTCGTAGTTTGAATTATGGTAGAAACATTTTCAATTGCATTTTTACCGTCAACTGCAAGCTTGTTAACCATTTGAGCTTCTTCACTTAATTTCTGTGAAGCATTTGCGATATTTTGAGCGCTTGCCGCAACTTCTTCAACACCAGATGTTATTTCTTCAATAGCTGCCGCAGCGCTGTTTGCATTTGTAGATAGTACGTCAAACTTATGTGAGATCTCTTCTATGCTCGCATTCAATTCCTCTGTGATAGCTGCAACGTTGGCAGCGCTTTTTTCAATGATTGTGGTTTTATCGTTGATATTCGTCGCAATTTCTTTTAATGAAGCGACGGTAACATTCAAGGCTTCCGCAACCTTTCCAATTTCATCTTTACTATCGTACGCAAATTTCACCGTTAAATCTCCTTGACCTAGTTGAACTGCTGCTTTGGCAACAGTTTTCAGAGGGTTGACAATGTATCTTGCCGTGATCAGCATACCAATGATTGTTGCCACCACAACACCGGTGATTATTATTAAAAGCAATATCAATGTTGCCTTGTTAGCCTCAGCCAAGGCTATTTTTTCTGGAATCATCGCCGCCACAATCCAACCATTTGGAAGTCTATAATGCGCGGCAAAATACTTCTCTTTTTCATAGGTGTATTCAGAAATACCACTTTGCCCAATTGAGAGCCATTTTTTGAAAAATTCCTGACTTACAACGCTTTTACCTATCATTTGAACATCAGTATGAAGCATAACTTGACCGGCTTCGGAAATGACAACATTCACATATCCAGATTCTTTTCCTTTTGCCATAAGAGCGTTTGAAAGATTTGAACAATCAAAATCTAGTGCAACAACTCCGACATATCTACCATCATGGTCTTTAACAGCTTTTGCAACTGTTATAACGACTTTTCCCGTTGCAATATCTGCATAAGGCTCTGTAATTACAACTTCTCCTTTTTTTGCCATTGCAGCTGTATACCAGGGCCTGATGGTTGGATCAAATCCCTCTGGCAACTGAATTTCCGGAGCTATGTAAAACCTTTTATCTTGTAGTCCAATGTAAACATACATTAAATCTTTATAGGCACCTATCAAGGCTTTGAAAAACTTCAACAATTGCTTGTCTTCCTCATTTATATTCCTGTAAACCCCTTTTACGTTTGCTTCTTCAGAAAGAAAATCAACAAGTTGTTTGTAGCTAAGGATAAACGTATCCAAAGTTTCAGCATTCGTACTAGCCTGCACTAGCAAACTTTTTTGAACATTTTCTTTGAGTTTGCTTCTAAACTCCTGTACAAAGTAAAATCCTACGATTAAGAAGGTTGCGACAAAAAATGTGATCACAACCAAAACCTTTCCAGCCATTTTTAAGTTTCGCACGACCATCTCCTCCTTTTTCGTTTTTCTTTTGACCTTTTGCAATATGACATTAAATCTTTTTGTTATAAATTTACCAACTCTGCATTAACCTTCTTGAGAAGGTTGGGTATATCCAACTTCTGCGGGCACTTGCTCAAACACTCTCCACATTGGATACAGAACGAAGCTGCTATCTTTTGACTTTGGAACCACTTGTATGTTCCTCTTCCACCTTCCCAATCTTCGAACATAACAGTTTCATTGTAATTTCTAAAGTTTGCTGGAATGTCCACACCGTTTGGACAAGGCATGCAATAACCACATTCTGTACAATTTATAACCGCAAAGGATTCCAAAGCTTTTCTAAGCTTTTCAAATATTTCCATATCCTTTTCACTCAAACTGTTTGGAACTATTTTATCCATTATGTCTATGTTTTGCTTTACCTGTTCCAACGTACTCATGCCGCTCAGTATCACTGACACTTCCGGGAAATTTCCAAGCCATCTAAGGCTCCATTCAACAGCTGACCAATCCTTGCCAGATTTTTCAAGAACATTTTGAACCTTCTTCGGCAACCTTGCCAATTTGCCTCCTTTGAGCGGTTCCATAATCACAATCGCAAGATCTTTTGAAGCAGCGTACTTTAAACCTCTCAACCCCGCTTGGTAGTTGATATCCATGTAGTTAAGCTGTATTTGGCAAAATTCCCATCCATCATAACCATCGATTATTTCTTTGAAGATGGGGTATTTATCGTGGAAGGAAAAGCCTATGAACTTGATTTTCCCACTTGCTTTTGCTTTATCCACAAATTGCCAAAATTTCAAAGCTTTTATCTTCTCCCATCTTTCTTTGTTCAAAGCGTGCATCAAGTACATATCGATGTGATCAGTTTGAAGTTTTGCAAGCTGTTCATCGAGAAATCGTTCAAAATCCTCGTGTTTTTCAACTGCCCAAACAGGAGATTTGGTGGCAAGAAAAACTTTTTCTCTATAACCGTTTTGCAAAGCTTTTCCCACCACTTTTTCGCTGTTTCCACCGTGGTATGGGTATGCCGTGTCAACGTAGTTTACCCCGTGGTCGATGGCATACCTTATCATTTCAATTGCTTTTTCTTCATCGATTTGAGACGCATCTTGACCAATTGTGGGAAGCCTCATTGCACCGAAGCCAAGAAGAGATACCTTTACACCTGTTTTGCCAAATTGTTTGTATTGCATTTTCGGGCACCTCCATTGATTATTTTAGCATCACACATATCATAAGAATTGATAAACTTCTCGTCTTCTAACAGATTCCAGCATACTTTTCGCCGACAACTAATTTTGTACACTTAGCTCAAATCGCAGAACTTCTGGAACATTCTTTCCAAACCTATACTTTCTTGTTTGCTCTCACAATAATTTTAGTTCTTTGAGCCAGTCGAGAATAACTTTGTCCGCATTGTATACGCGACTGCCACGAATCGCCAAACCCGGCAAAACAACGGCACTTGGACACAATTTACGTATGTCTCTTTCACTTGTTCCAAGTCCTCCACCTTCGTGTGTGCAAAACGGAGCTATGATTTTTCCTGAAAAATCATAAGATTCCAAGAACGTAAACACTGCCATGGGCATCGTTCCCCACCAGTTTGGATATCCAAGAAAGATGACTTCGTACTGGCTAATGTTCTCAAGCTTGTTTATAAGCTCTGGCCTGGCATTTTGTTTCTTCTCTTCTTTGGCTATTTCTACTGTTTCGTAATAATCCTTTGGGTATTGTTTTACCGTCTTGATTTCAAACAAATCCCCACCAGTGATCTCTTTGATCTTTCTTGCGACGATCTCGGTGTTGCCAACTTCTAATGTAACGATTTTTCCTTTGAACCAGTTATCACCTTTCCGAGAGAAGTACGCTATCAAGCTTTTCTTTGAAATCACTCACATCACCCCAATCATTATAAATTCCATTCCTTTTAAGGAATGATAGGAAGTCACCATAACATTCCAAGTATCCACAACGGAATCTTATTACCTAACGGCAAATCAAGATCATCTCGAATCACGATGTCGCTTGACTTTATTTTTTTCTTCTTACCACCAACTTCTAATTTTATGTCTTTGAACACAAAGTCTCCTTCTTGCTCGTTATCGCAAGCCCAAACTGGTCCCAATTCTTTCAACGCAAAGACCACGAAAGCTTCCCTAAAGTTTCCGATTTCACCTTTGAAAACATTGTAGAAAACAGGATCTGAGAAGAACATCTTTTCACCCTTGGAAAAAGGCTTCTCTTTTCCTTTTTTGTAGACTATATTCAAGAAATCTATTTCAGCCAAGGTCTTTAGGATCTCGTAGATTTTTGCCCTTCCAATTCCCCATTCCTTACTCATTGATTCAATATTTATTGTAGGAATTTTTGAGTGCACCAAATGACTAACCATTGCTTTCACAACCGCAAAGTAGTTTTCGGTGGTGCTTCCTAACATCAAAGGCAAGTCATAGTAAAGAACTTTCTCCATAGTCCTTAAGACTTTTTCTGAGAAATCCGGCTCCTTGTAGAACGGTCTTGTACCTTTTTCTGAATAAAGTTCGAAGTAATGCAAGACATCCAGCTGTTTAATCACCCTCATGCAAAATTCATCTAACTTTTCATATGGAAAAGTTATTTTTTCCAGATAAATACCTGTTTCAAGGTAAATGAACTCCCTAAAAGACATTAGTGGCAATCTCTTAAGAACGAATCTTCTTGAAAGATCTGCAACAGACTTTCTAATGATGATAGAACTGCTGTCGCAGGCATAAATAATCTTGTTTGGGAAAGAATCGTATAACGTCTTTAAAATGGCACCGTAATTCGGTAGTCCATGGATTTCGTCGATCACTATCCCCGGATAATGAGCTAAAACTTTTTCCGCAAGCTCCAAGAAAGGAAAAAGCATAATTGTCGGATCATCCGCTGAGATGTAGAACAAATTCTTCTCAAGTGCTTGGATCAAAAGAAAAGTGGTCTTTCCAGCACCTCTTGGACCATACAGGAGGATAGCACGGTTTTGAAATTCTTTTTTCAAGTTATCAAAATAAGGTCTTCTGATTTCCGGCAGAAAACCAAAAAGCCTTTTCTTTCTACTTTCAAGGATCTCAATAAATTCAGTCAAAGTCATGTGAACACCCCCATGTGTTCTCTCTCAAAACATATTTTATCACATTTTGTTCTTATGTAAAACAAAAAATCCATTTTTGACAAATATTGTTCTGTAAAAGAACAAATAAACATGAAATTTGTTCTCTGCCAGAACACTTGCTTTAAGATCCTTTCATCTTGCGGTTTTCAAGTGTTTCGTTCACATTATCATCCAGAAATAGGCTTTGGAGTTCAAAAATATAAAGTCCGATGAATGAATTCGACTCTTACGAGGATTCTCGCTATGAAAAAACAAGGTACGTAGATGTCAATTGTTCTCTGATATAATTTTGACAAGGAGGGATGGTCTCATGGCTGAAAAAGTACCTGTGAAAACGATAATGGCTATATTGGTGGAGAACAGAAAGGAAACTGCTGAGAAGGTGCAAAAGATTTTGACTGGCTGGGGATGCTTAATCAAAACACGACTCGGTCTGCATGACGGCGTGCTTGATAATTGCTCTGATGCCGGTTTAATTGTTCTCGAACTGGTTGGAAACCCAGAACAGCACAAAGAATTGTGCGACAAGTTGAACAAGCTACCCGGTGTGAAAGCAGACTATATGGAGCTTTCGTTTGATCAGAAATAAGCCTTTGTCTGTTCCAAAAATCAACTCTTTTAACTATTCCAGAATATCTGAATTAGAACGGTTCAATTTGCAAGAACTTTGCCCTCTTCGTTCATCGTTGCTCTTCGAATATCATCCTGCACCGTTTTGGATTTTGCCGCGCTTCTAGCCAAGTAAATGAACGGCGTATCAAGGAGTGCTACGATCCATTTGAAAATGTAAGTGGTGAACAGAATTTCCATGAAAGTTCTTGCATCGTACAATCCGACAAAGGCTATCGTGCAGAATACGACGGTGTCAATTGCTTGGGACACCATTGTGGAAAGATTGTTTCTAAGCCAAAGGTGTTTGCCTTTTGTCACCTTTTTCCAAAACTCAAAAGCCCACACATCGTGCATCTGTGCAACAAGATATGCTGTAAGACTTGCGGCGGCAATTCTTGGCATCATGCCAAAAATATATTCTAAATGCGGTGAAGCTGTATCGACAGGGGAGGGTTTCATCAAAATGGCAAACTGCATCACAGCTGTCATCATGATCAAACTTATGAATCCAAGCCAGACGGCTTTTTGCGAATGTTTTTTGCCATAAAATTCAGAAAGAATATCTGTTGCCAAAAAGGTCGTTCCATATATCGCGTTACCAAGGGTTGAAGTTATACCGAAAAGTTCAACGATTTTGAGCACTTCGATGTTGCACAAAACGGTGTTTAAAACAACGTAAGCCATCAAACCCGATCTACCAAACAACCTAAAGATCAACACAGTGCCAGACAAAAGCAGCAAAGCTTGTGCAATCCACAAAAGTTCATTCCAACCCATCTTGATCAATCCCTCCTTGCATGGATAATTTTAAACGTGGTTTGTGAAAATTGAAACAGCAAAACTATGAAAAACAATCGACTAGAAAGAAAAGGTCCCCGGTTTGGGGACCTTCATGGAATTTCTATAACCTTTATAACTTAAACCTTTATAACTTATGCGAGAATATAGCGGCCAAAATCACTATCAAAATTCCAAGGACCATAACAGCAGGTTGATGAGCAGAGATTATTCCTGTCACGGTGATTATACCAATGAGAACAGGTATGACGTACTTGACAAGGTTGTACCACAGCGCAAACGGGAATTTAACCGTTCCATTGTTTGTGACTTCCATATGGATATTCTCTTTTTTAACTACCCAAGTCACAAAGATCGCAACCAAGAGTCCACCTACGGTTAGAAACACTTTATCAGACAAAAGATCGAACAAATCAAAGAACCCAACACCAAGTATGGTGAAACCAGAAAGTACTCCGAGTGACAGCGATGAGAGAATACTCATGAAAAACATGATTGCAGATGAAACTAAAACGGCTTTCTTTCTGTTCCAACCTTTTTGGTCTATGAAATAAGCTGCTGCGACTTCAAGCAATGAAATCGAAGAAGTCAACGCCGCAACAAATAGCGCCAAGAAGAACAGCAAGGAAAAAAGTGGTCCAAAAACGCCAAGTTTTGCAAAAACCTGTGGCACAACAATGAACACAAGACCTGGTCCTGTTGCAGGTTCAACGCCGAATGCAAAAACTGCTGGGAATATTACCAATCCTGCCAAAATAGCTATCAATGTGTCCATAGCGGTAACTACAAAAGCGCTGGCTGGAATGTTTTCCTCTTTCTTTAAATAACTACCGTAGGTTATCATACATCCCATTCCCAAACTGAGTGAAAAGAAAGCTTGACCTAAAGCTGCCAAAAGAACATTTCCATTTATCTTACTAAAATCAGGTTTGAACAAAAATTCAAGTCCTCCACTTGCACCTGGTAAAGTCCAACTTCTCAAACCAATAGCAAGCAAAAGCAAAAGAAGCGAAGGCATCAGAATCTTGTTTGCAAGTTCTATACCCTTGGATATACCACGTGCTACTATGATAACGTTGAATGCAAGGAAAAGAGCCAGCCAGAAAATCGGTTCAACTGGGCTTGTTATGAACTTTCCAAAAGCATCCCTCAAGGTCTCTGCATTTCTCAAAAGCCCAGTAACCGATTTAAACGCGTAAGCCAGCGTCCAACCACCAACGACAGGATAAAAACCCATTATGATAAATGCAGTTAGAAATCCCAAAAATCCAGCAAAAGTCCATCTTTTGCTTATCGATTTGAAAGCGCCAACTGCAGAAAGTTTCGTATACCTTCCAAGCGTAAACTCTGCGACCATAATGCTAAGTCCAACAACAAGCGCAATAAAAAAGTACACAACGATGAAAGCACTACCGCCGTTCATGCCTGCTACGTACGGAAATCTCCAAATGTTTCCAAGACCAACGGCTGAACCTGCCGCTGCCAAGATGAATCCCAGCCTACTCGTCCAGGATTCACGAGCCTTCTCTATCACAGCTTTACCCTCCTTCAAAAGTGCGACGAATTTTTGCAAACACTATTGTAAAAATATGCCGAAAAAATTTTAAAAGGACCTGTCAACTTAAGAAGGAAAACTGCACTAATAGAAGAAATAGAAGAAATGGAAATAGCCACTTAACTATGTCCTCATCCCTCCTCTTGTACCATAACCTGTTTGCGTTAAAAGTATACCATAATTTTTTTCAATAGTGCAACCA
Proteins encoded in this region:
- a CDS encoding endo alpha-1,4 polygalactosaminidase produces the protein MRIAIVMFLLMSCSLAALQFPRSVAFLYHGKPSESAYRYFDWIVVDPNDLETEDFVRRKNLVFAYLNVGEAEKLSPSLNRQWVIGRNDLWNSYIMDIRVREYREYLFRKIEREIVPKKFAGIFLDTLDSYQLVLKGKDAEEYEIALADFIIQLSNRYPHLRILVNRAFHILDNIEHLISGFVFEGLYSTWEKTKDNKVNYFSVPENLTQFYIPKLKSIKKKGIPVIVIDYTDIRNKKQVKELIEKISNHGFIPYISVRNLDTLGYGPLNIPSN
- a CDS encoding HD-GYP domain-containing protein — protein: MTGEYAFRIINDLEDQEFSNSLATKLILEEGFRSSLTVPVFRNNKVFAFLFVNSRKKYAYSRVDGKKLFFISQTLGKILHYCYIIQTALSAMAQSFVNLVEFKDTETGNHIKRVANYSRILAEKYSDEVIELPAVKVREIYNFAPIHDIGKVGIPDTILLKPGRLDPQEWEIMKRHVEIGQKIVKNANVLIRQMTEEDLLSTAMKIISDHHEKYDGTGYPVGKKGEEISIEGRIVAIADVFDALTTKRPYKDPFPFDQAVDMIRSEAGKHFDPVLVELFLKATNEIRKVFETYKD
- a CDS encoding tetratricopeptide repeat protein — its product is MSYYSEARNLAENAIKLDPTNGRSWFVAALAISRIIDYSDPFTKLRLLRDFDVYIEKAIELLEDPLYKALALIGSAIRYREPPWPFNNYKEAEKRFLKAIEYAPDLPNVYLELGLLYRKTGNNTKAKEAFLKAIELSSRSPLTKAQEEIVTRAEQELSKMR
- a CDS encoding methyl-accepting chemotaxis protein codes for the protein MRNLKMAGKVLVVITFFVATFLIVGFYFVQEFRSKLKENVQKSLLVQASTNAETLDTFILSYKQLVDFLSEEANVKGVYRNINEEDKQLLKFFKALIGAYKDLMYVYIGLQDKRFYIAPEIQLPEGFDPTIRPWYTAAMAKKGEVVITEPYADIATGKVVITVAKAVKDHDGRYVGVVALDFDCSNLSNALMAKGKESGYVNVVISEAGQVMLHTDVQMIGKSVVSQEFFKKWLSIGQSGISEYTYEKEKYFAAHYRLPNGWIVAAMIPEKIALAEANKATLILLLIIITGVVVATIIGMLITARYIVNPLKTVAKAAVQLGQGDLTVKFAYDSKDEIGKVAEALNVTVASLKEIATNINDKTTIIEKSAANVAAITEELNASIEEISHKFDVLSTNANSAAAAIEEITSGVEEVAASAQNIANASQKLSEEAQMVNKLAVDGKNAIENVSTIIQTTKEKVTNTYEIVSKLSENAKNIGKIVETINSIAEQTNLLALNAAIEAARAGEAGRGFAVVADEIRKLAEESKQATQNIENILKGIFEESMMAGKATQETVQVVEQATESAKEVTERFESILRSVNNITSMIESLAASAQQQSASAEEMSSAMNNASKSVATIVEQISDMVNSLRQQTKATESAAETADELDELAKSLVEAVKRFKLS
- a CDS encoding aldo/keto reductase yields the protein MQYKQFGKTGVKVSLLGFGAMRLPTIGQDASQIDEEKAIEMIRYAIDHGVNYVDTAYPYHGGNSEKVVGKALQNGYREKVFLATKSPVWAVEKHEDFERFLDEQLAKLQTDHIDMYLMHALNKERWEKIKALKFWQFVDKAKASGKIKFIGFSFHDKYPIFKEIIDGYDGWEFCQIQLNYMDINYQAGLRGLKYAASKDLAIVIMEPLKGGKLARLPKKVQNVLEKSGKDWSAVEWSLRWLGNFPEVSVILSGMSTLEQVKQNIDIMDKIVPNSLSEKDMEIFEKLRKALESFAVINCTECGYCMPCPNGVDIPANFRNYNETVMFEDWEGGRGTYKWFQSQKIAASFCIQCGECLSKCPQKLDIPNLLKKVNAELVNL
- a CDS encoding flavodoxin — protein: MISKKSLIAYFSRKGDNWFKGKIVTLEVGNTEIVARKIKEITGGDLFEIKTVKQYPKDYYETVEIAKEEKKQNARPELINKLENISQYEVIFLGYPNWWGTMPMAVFTFLESYDFSGKIIAPFCTHEGGGLGTSERDIRKLCPSAVVLPGLAIRGSRVYNADKVILDWLKELKLL
- a CDS encoding ATP-binding protein, whose amino-acid sequence is MTLTEFIEILESRKKRLFGFLPEIRRPYFDNLKKEFQNRAILLYGPRGAGKTTFLLIQALEKNLFYISADDPTIMLFPFLELAEKVLAHYPGIVIDEIHGLPNYGAILKTLYDSFPNKIIYACDSSSIIIRKSVADLSRRFVLKRLPLMSFREFIYLETGIYLEKITFPYEKLDEFCMRVIKQLDVLHYFELYSEKGTRPFYKEPDFSEKVLRTMEKVLYYDLPLMLGSTTENYFAVVKAMVSHLVHSKIPTINIESMSKEWGIGRAKIYEILKTLAEIDFLNIVYKKGKEKPFSKGEKMFFSDPVFYNVFKGEIGNFREAFVVFALKELGPVWACDNEQEGDFVFKDIKLEVGGKKKKIKSSDIVIRDDLDLPLGNKIPLWILGMLW
- a CDS encoding queuosine precursor transporter; this translates as MGWNELLWIAQALLLLSGTVLIFRLFGRSGLMAYVVLNTVLCNIEVLKIVELFGITSTLGNAIYGTTFLATDILSEFYGKKHSQKAVWLGFISLIMMTAVMQFAILMKPSPVDTASPHLEYIFGMMPRIAAASLTAYLVAQMHDVWAFEFWKKVTKGKHLWLRNNLSTMVSQAIDTVVFCTIAFVGLYDARTFMEILFTTYIFKWIVALLDTPFIYLARSAAKSKTVQDDIRRATMNEEGKVLAN
- a CDS encoding sodium-dependent transporter — translated: MIEKARESWTSRLGFILAAAGSAVGLGNIWRFPYVAGMNGGSAFIVVYFFIALVVGLSIMVAEFTLGRYTKLSAVGAFKSISKRWTFAGFLGFLTAFIIMGFYPVVGGWTLAYAFKSVTGLLRNAETLRDAFGKFITSPVEPIFWLALFLAFNVIIVARGISKGIELANKILMPSLLLLLLAIGLRSWTLPGASGGLEFLFKPDFSKINGNVLLAALGQAFFSLSLGMGCMITYGSYLKKEENIPASAFVVTAMDTLIAILAGLVIFPAVFAFGVEPATGPGLVFIVVPQVFAKLGVFGPLFSLLFFLALFVAALTSSISLLEVAAAYFIDQKGWNRKKAVLVSSAIMFFMSILSSLSLGVLSGFTILGVGFFDLFDLLSDKVFLTVGGLLVAIFVTWVVKKENIHMEVTNNGTVKFPFALWYNLVKYVIPVLIGIITVTGIISAHQPAVMVLGILIVILAAIFSHKL